The following proteins are encoded in a genomic region of Pangasianodon hypophthalmus isolate fPanHyp1 chromosome 26, fPanHyp1.pri, whole genome shotgun sequence:
- the si:ch211-133l11.10 gene encoding rho-related GTP-binding protein RhoU: protein MPSQGELPDNSARAPPVPPRASLDRTRLRSVSTPETAVKCVLVGDGGVGKTSLIVSYTTNGYPAEHVPTAFDNFTVRVDVDGRPVQLQLCDMAGQDDLECLRPFCYHDADVFLLCYSIVTPSSFQSVRERWAPEVRRLCPVAPMVLVGTQSDLREDVEVLIRLARQRERPVSVDEARLVTRSLGVTSFAECSALTQKNLKAVFDTAIMVSLEHKEELKGLGLRQRRRLREKTPDKIRQLSDTWWRKLSCFM from the exons ATGCCATCTCAGGGCGAATTACCGGATAACTCCGCGCGCGCGCCCCCGGTTCCACCGAGAGCGTCACTGGACCGCACGCGCCTCCGCTCCGTTTCCACACCGGAAACTGCAGTGAAGTGTGTACTTGTAGGGGACGGAGGTGTAGGGAAGACCAGCCTGATAGTGAGCTACACCACGAACGGATACCCGGCTGAGCACGTGCCCACCGCCTTCGACAACTTTACAG TGAGGGTGGATGTGGATGGAAGACCGGTGCAGCTTCAGCTCTGTGACATGGCCGGACAG GACGATCTCGAGTGTCTGCGCCCGTTCTGTTACCATGACGCTGATGTTTTCCTGCTCTGCTACAGTATCGTCACCCCCTCCTCTTTCCAGAGTGTGAGGGAGCGCTGGGCTCCTGAAGTGCGCCGCTTGTGCCCGGTGGCCCCCATGGTCCTGGTGGGGACGCAGTCTGACCTGCGAGAGGACGTTGAGGTCCTCATCCGGCTGGCGCGGCAGCGAGAACGGCCGGTGAGTGTAGATGAAGCGAGGCTGGTCACCCGCAGCCTGGGGGTCACTTCGTTCGCCGAGTGCTCAGCTTTAACGCAGAAGAATCTGAAGGCGGTCTTTGACACGGCCATCATGGTCAGTTTAGAGCACAAAGAGGAGCTGAAAGGGCTGGGGCTGAGGCAGAGGCGGAGGCTGAGGGAGAAAACACCCGATAAGATCAGACAACTCTCAGACACCTGGTGGAGGAAGCTCAGCTGTTTCATGTGA
- the ccsapa gene encoding centriole, cilia and spindle-associated protein produces MTSQPSNAATKKIRTEYMKKFREPKWETFSKCYQDSVKYRLSRRLMEHTHRPLFGDGWDSGSDSSGRSSPRVRGVTESSNPHPSSSESAETPRVNAEQDTDTVEHNSLPVENGYQHVTANGPSDLTVRQRHRAARSEPSFPQRELDSDESTDSTLRKPTRAKSQPPASATERTSNRDNRRSNIRYDWAERSMEARERRRLNMKGSASAGEIHRADVGVQTRRDSEKRGMALERRRARSADLEKLRRSELSAADDRWITEYMRCFSARLSCFSENGLDHDETKRLPLCL; encoded by the exons ATGACGAGCCAACCCAGCAACGCGGCCACCAAGAAGATCCGCACGGAGTACATGAAGAAGTTCCGCGAGCCGAAATGGGAGACGTTCTCCAAATGCTACCAGGACTCGGTGAAGTACAGGCTGAGCCGCCGGCTGATGGAGCACACACACCGGCCGCTGTTCGGGGATGGCTGGGACAGTGGCTCAGACTCCAGCGGCAGGTCCAGCCCCAGGGTCAGAGGGGTGACAGAGTCCTCAAACCCGCATCCGTCCTCCTCCGAGAGTGCAGAGACGCCGCGTGTGAATGCGGAACAGGACACGGACACCGTGGAACACAACTCCCTTCCTGTAG AGAATGGATACCAGCATGTCACAGCTAACGGGCCTTCGGACctcacagtgagacagagacacagagctgCTCGGTCTGAACCCAGCTTCCCTCAGCGTGAACTCGACAGTGATGAGTCCACCGACTCCACGCTGAGAAAACCGACCCGAGCCAAGAGCCAGCCGCCGGCCAGCGCCACAGAGAGAACCTCCAACCGGGACAACAGACGCTCAAATATCCGCTATGACTGGGCTGAGAGGAGCATGGAGGCCAGGGAGAGGAGGAGGCTCAACATGAAAGGCTCAGCGTCCGCTGGAGAG ATCCACCGGGCTGACGTTGGGGTCCAGACACGCCGTGACTCTGAAAAACGTGGAATGGCCTTAGAGCGTCGGAGAGCGAGATCGGCTGATCTGGAGAAGTTGCGACGGTCCGAGCTTTCGGCAGCGGACGATCGCTGGATTACTGAGTACATGCGCTGCTTCTCGGCCAGGCTGAG TTGTTTCAGCGAGAATGGACTGGACCATGATGAGACTAAAAGACTTCCATTATGCTTATAG